The following are encoded together in the Leptidea sinapis chromosome 29, ilLepSina1.1, whole genome shotgun sequence genome:
- the LOC126973397 gene encoding uncharacterized protein LOC126973397: MNFNSEVVDITSDGEEEEQRQSIAGTNEPEKPIISLFRRLIDNERAVFTNEQILHLLNIEFNINVKNLQPVEIDIYISVMKRFLKDWPQWDTFDRAINEYKKENNQNAIEMLLNSKYEDFKSYLKPIVDTTTQMATKPVEDDVNITNLDDNKEKHSDVTLVIEANRSQLNNLVLRHPKNSMLFNGNKQEKTIKSYILPLDAILNWWNVQIQVRVKVKHDMILYYSRETKHKLKHTLVNKVLGVQSPSPKESSLQLQIKSDRRHKKTVHTNVVTKKLKRIASMLGQPDAGESSRIIDFIVNEIGFEEKLAVPAYYKRTLSQYAYKRYLYVDNADSDAVDKKYDVQLEEIITPTIEMFVGDCDLGGMTSSEVNVKCIMCDVTFTGRHIIQLLNDHFQEHASEKPWTCLKCGVELPMIELADSWWCHFPC; the protein is encoded by the exons atgaatttcaacaGTGAAGTGGTCGATATCACATCAGATggagaagaagaagaacaaaGGCAATCAATAGCAGGGACGAATGAACCag AAAAGCCAATTATATCTCTATTCAGAAGACTAATAGACAATGAAAGAGCTGTATTTACAAATGAGCAAATCTTACACTTACTAAACATTGAATTTAATATCAATGTTAAAAATCTACAGCCAGTTGAAATTGACATTTATATATCAGTTATGAAGAGATTCCTCAAAGACTGGCCTCAATGGGACACATTTGACCGAGccataaatgaatataaaaaagagAATAATCAGAATGCCATAGAAATGTTGTTGAATTCAAAATATGAGgattttaagtcttatttgaaACCAATTGTCGATACAACCACGCAAATGGCAACGAAGCCTGTAGAGGATGacgtaaatataacaaatttagaTGATAACAAGGAAAAGCACAGTGATGTTACTCTAGTGATTGAAGCGAACAGGTCTCAGCTCAATAATCTCGTTCTCAGGCACCCAAAGAATTCCATGTTATTCAATGGCAACAAACAGGAGAAAACtataaaatcatatatattGCCATTAGACGCAATTCTTAATTGGTGGAATGTACAGATACAAGTAAGGGTGAAAGTAAAACATGACATGATTTTATATTACTCTAGAGAAACCAAACATAAACTGAAGCATACATTAGTGAATAAAGTATTAGGTGTGCAATCACCCTCTCCAAAAGAATCTAGCTTACAATTACAGATAAAGTCTGACAGAAGACACAAAAAAACGGTACATACAAATGTAgtgacaaaaaaattaaaaagaatagcCTCCATGTTAGGACAACCTGATGCCGGTGAAAGTAGTCGTATAATTGATTTTATAGTGAATGAGATTGGTTTTGAAGAAAAACTTGCTGTACCTGCATACTACAAGCGGACCCTAAGTCAATATGCCTACAAAAGATATTTGTATGTAGATAATGCAGACAGTGATGCAGTAGACAAGAAGTATGATGTTCAACTGGAAGAAATAATAACACCTACTATTGAAATGTTTGTCGGTGACTGTGACTTGGGCGGAATGACATCAAGCGAAGTAAATGTGAAATGTATTATGTGTGATGTAACATTTACAGGGAGGCATATTATTCAATTGTTGAATGATCA